A segment of the Deltaproteobacteria bacterium genome:
AGAAGATGGAAACCACACCGCCGCACGACATCACCGATCAAAAAACTGCGGGCTATATGCCCAAGGGCGAAGGCGCCGACCGCCTGCTGCAACTGATGAGCGCCTCGCAGCCTTTGCTGGCAAACCATCCGGTGAATCAAAAGCGCAAGGCCGACGGCCATCGCCAGGCAACCACGATTTGGCTCTGGGGCCAGGGCAGGGCGCCGCAGTTGCCGCCGCTGACCAAAAGATTTGGCATCAAAGGTGGCGTGATTTCAGCCGTCGATATTATTCACGGTTTGGGCGTCTACGCCGGATTAGAGCGCATCGACGTGCCCGGCATCACCGGATTCCTGGACACTAATTACGTCGGCAAGGGCGAGTACGGCGTGCGCTCGTTGGAGAAAAACGATTTCGTTTTTATCCATGTCGAAGCCACCGACGAAGCCGGTCACATGGGCGATGTCAAAGCCAAGATCCAGGCGCTGGAAGATTTCGACGAGAAAGTCGTTGGCACTGTGTTGAAAGGCATGGCCAACCGCAAGGATTATCGCATTCTCCTCATGCCGGATCATCCGACGGCGATTGCGCTGAAAACCCATGTCAAAGAGCCCGTGCCGTTTGTGCTTTATTCGCCCGCCGAGCCGCGCCATAATGGCGCGGTCGGATACAACGAAAAGGACGCTGCCAAAACCGGCGTTGTCGCCAAGCAAGCCTTCCGCCTGATGGAGTCGCTCATCGAAGGGAGAAAAACATGGACCGAAATCTAGCTCTGGAAGCGGTGCGCGTTACCGAAGCGGCGGCATTGAACTGTGCCCGATTGATCGGGCGCGGCGACGAGAAGGCGGCGGACCAAGCCGCGGTGGACGCGATGCGCAAAGCCTTCGATGCACTAGCCATCGAAGGCACGGTGGTGATCGGCGAGGGCGAACGCGACGAAGCGCCGATGCTCTATATCGGCGAGAAGGTCGGCTCGGGCGGCCCGAAAATCGACATAGCGCTCGATCCCCTCGAAGGCACGACCATCTGCGCCACCGGCGCTCCCAATGCGCTTTCTGTGCTCGCCATGGGCGACGGCGGCAAGCTGCTCAACTGCCCTGACACCTACATGGAAAAAATCGCCAGCGGCCCGGCGGGGCGCGGGGTCATCGATCTCGACAAAACACCGACGCAGAACTTGCACGCGCTAGCCGAAGCGAAGCGCTGCAAAGTCGAAGACCTGATGGTGATTATCTTAAGCCGGCCGCGCCACGAAGCGATCATCAAAGAAGTGCGCCAAACCGGCGCGCGCATTCGCTTGATCGGCGATGGCGATGTTGCCGCCGCCATCGCGACGACCAAGCCGGAAACCGGCATCGATCTACTACTCGGCATCGGCGGTGCACCGGAAGGGGTCATCGCCGCGGCGGCGCTGCGCTGCGCCGGTGGCGAGTTCCAGGGACGTTTAGCGCCGCGCAACAACGAAGAGATCGAACGCGCCAAGAAAATGGGCGTCGCCGACATCAAGAAAAAGTTCAGCATAACCGAGCTGGCCGCCGGCGACGTCATGTTCGCCGCCACCGGCGTGACCGACGGCGACTATCTCCAAGGCGTGCACTTCTTTCCCGGCGGCGCGACCACGCAGTCGGTGGTCATGCGCTCGAAAACCAAGACCGTGCGGATCATCAACGCGACGCACCATTTCGACAGCAAACCGACCTACTAATAATCTTTCTAATTCGACCTTTCTCTCTGGATTGTAACCCTCTCCCTCTGCGGAGAGGGTAGGGTGAGGGCCGATCGAACTTTATCCCGTGGCCCAAGCGCGCAAAAAGAAACCGCAACCAATTTGGTTGCGGTTACCGCAACCAAAAAGCCCCTGGCTCCGCCGCTTTCTCCAATTTGTCATAATCCCGCTCTTTATCTGGTTGCTCGCCTTCTTGATCTGGTTCAATTGGGCGAGCATCGAGAAGCTTTTCGGCCGGGCCAACCTCGAAGACGGTCCCGCGCGAAAAGCTAAAAGCAAAACTGAGAAACTGGAGAAACCAGAGAAGGCTGGCAAGGCCGAAACAGCAGCTCCAACCGAAGAGCCGTCGAAACCCGAAAGAGCCGAGCCGCCGCGACCGCCGGTGCAGCAGCGACCGAGCGAGCCCAAAGAGAAGATCCTCGACGAAGACCGAAAACGGCTCGAAGATATTCTTAAAAAACAATAGCGAGCTACGGCACCTGCAGATATTCCTTCTGGAGACTCTCTAGGCCAGCGAAGTCCGCGAGCGTCCGCAGCGAAGCAAACGTCGGGAAAATCATCGGCAGCTCGCCGCGCTTAAATAGCTGCAAAGCTTCATCAGGCGTGATCCACAAACTATGGGCCACCTCCGGTGAGGTTGCCAGCGGCGTCTGGTTTGCCGGCAAGGTGGCAATGAAAAAACGGGTATCGAAGCGCACGGGAAACTGCGATGGAGTCTGCCAGCAAGAAAAATAGGCGAGGCGGCCAAGATCGCAGTTTAACTCTTCTCGTTCCAACAAAGCCAAAAATGAAAGCGCTTCATTCATCAAAGCATCGTGCAAGGCTGCGATGCGTGCCTCTTCGATGACCTTGCCGCCTTCCTGGCACCCGAGCAGCACACCGGTCTCTTCAAACAACTCTCTGACGCAGGCGACCCACAGCCCCAGCGCGTCGCGCGGCCTGAAGCGGGCGCCAAGTATGTCCCGCGCCTGCGTCGGGGTGACGCCGCGACAGCGGCGCAGCATCGCTTCGGAACTATCTTCTTTATGCAGAGTGCCGCCGGGAAAACAGTACATGCCGCCGAGAAACGGCATGGAGTCGGGGCGGCGGGTGAGAAAAACTTCGAAGCCTTGCGCTTCGGCGGGCCGCAGCAGAATCACCGTGGCCGCCAGCCGCGGCTGTTTGGGTGCGGTCATGGCAGCGGCAATTCCGAAGCCGAGCCGAAATTATTTTGACAAGGCGGTCCGGGACAATGAAAAAATTCAAACCGGCGCCGGGCTTCAGCCAGCAGCACCACGCTTGCCGACACCGTGCCCGAGACTTCGCCGTGGACGCAAATCGCTTCGCCGCGGGCGCCTGAACCGTTGGCCGGCACACTGTGATCGCTCAACAACACTTTTAGCCGCGGCATTAGGGCAGACGGCTCGAAGCCGTCGAGCAGAAGGGCAAACTGTTTCGAAGCGCGATCGCTTTTGTCGGAGTGCGAATCGACCTCGGCATGGCTGCTAAAGACGTGGAGACCCGGGGTGAGCTCCGTCAGCGATAGTGTCCCGTTGCCGTTGTGAGCAGCCCAAGAGTGGCGGTCATCGGCAACTACGACGGTAAAAGGCTGATAGGATTCGCGGTGGCGGTCGATAAACCCACGCACCGCGTCGGCGCTCGCGTGGGTCAGCAAGTCCATGCACAAGAGCCCGCGCGAGCGAGTCGTTGCACTCGCGGTCGCATCGCCGTTGCCGCGCCGATTGAGAATGCCGACGAAGAGACCGCGCTCATTGACGCCCAGCCAGGTTCCGCCCACACGCAGGTCTTTACCGGCGATGATTTTCGGTGTGGTTTTCAGTAGGACCGGCGGCGCCGACGGACGATCATAGTGTTCATCGCGATTGGCCGCCACCAGCAGCGGCATGCCCCGAAAGGCTTTGTAATAGAGCGCCAAGGTGCACACAGTTAGGGTTTACAGAAAGCTTTTCCCATCTGCAAACAGGCGCCTAAACGTTGATTGTTGTTGAGAAATGTTTATGTTAGCTTCGACCGATTGGAAGGAAAAAATATGTTTCGATCGGTCGACGATGTGGTTTCGGGGCTGGGCACGCAAAAATATATTTGCAACAAGAACGTTGCCACCGTGGTTTACCTCGGCACCACGTTACAGAAGCCAATCCTCGTCGAAGGGCCCGCCGGCGTCGGCAAGACCGAATTGGGCAAAGTGTTGGCCAGCGCCCTCGGCATGGAGCTGATTCGCCTGCAGTGCTACGAAGGTTTGGACGAAGGCAAAGCGCTCTACGAATGGGAGTATGCCAAGCAGCTGCTCTATACCCAAATCTTGAAAGACAAGATCGGTGAGACTTTGCAAGGCGCGCCGACGCTGCAGGCGGCGGTCGACACCATCGCCAGGCAAGACGGCGTCTTCTTTTCCGATCGTTTCTTGCTGCCCCGGCCTTTGTTGCGCGCGCTCCTGTCGGAGAAGCAATCGGTGCTGTTGATCGATGAAATCGATAAATCCGATGCCGAGTTCGAAGCCTTTCTGCTGGAAATCTTGAGCGACTTTCAAGTCACCGTGCCGGAGATCGGCACGCTCAAAGCCAAACACATTCCGCTGGTGATTCTGACCAGCAACAACAGCCGAGAAATGTCGGACGCGCTCAAGCGCCGCTGCCTGCATCTCTACATCGATTTCCCCGGCGAAGAACGGGAAATGGAAATTATTAAACTCAAAGTGCCCGGCGTTGGCGATCAGCTAGCGCAGGAGGTCGTCCGGCTGTTGCATCGGGTGCGCAAGCTCGATTTGAAAAAGACGCCGAGCATCAGCGAGACTCTCGATTGGGTAAAAGCGCTGACGCTGCTCAACGTCAAGCAACTGGACAACGAGCTAGTTGACCAGACGTTGTCGGCACTGATGAAATACGAAGCCGATATCCGCAAAGCGAGCCAGGAGCTGAAGACCTATCTCGCAGAGAAAAAGGCGCACCAGGGTCCCACCAGCGGCGGCAGCGACAGCGATCATTTGCATTAGTCCATGTCACCACGAGGGAGGTACGAAAGACCCGTGTAGAGGCGACCCTGGTGGTCGCCCATCGGAGGGCAGACACAAGGTCTGCCCCTACAAGACTCCTTCGTGGTGAGTCAAATCCCTATGGAAAGTCGGATCGTCGAATTCGCCAACGTCCTGCGCCGTAACGGCGTGCGGGTCTCGCTATCTGAGAACATGGACGCCTTTCGCGCCCTGGAGCTGATCGGCGTTGAGAATCCGACGCTATTCCGCAGCGCGCTCCGTACGACGCTGATCAAGCGCGCCGGCGACATCCAGCCTTTCGAAGAGCTATTCAATTTCTTTTTTCTCGGTATCGGCGAGGCCATCGATGCCCTCGACCGCCGCATCATGGAAGAGCTCGGCTTA
Coding sequences within it:
- a CDS encoding MoxR family ATPase translates to MFRSVDDVVSGLGTQKYICNKNVATVVYLGTTLQKPILVEGPAGVGKTELGKVLASALGMELIRLQCYEGLDEGKALYEWEYAKQLLYTQILKDKIGETLQGAPTLQAAVDTIARQDGVFFSDRFLLPRPLLRALLSEKQSVLLIDEIDKSDAEFEAFLLEILSDFQVTVPEIGTLKAKHIPLVILTSNNSREMSDALKRRCLHLYIDFPGEEREMEIIKLKVPGVGDQLAQEVVRLLHRVRKLDLKKTPSISETLDWVKALTLLNVKQLDNELVDQTLSALMKYEADIRKASQELKTYLAEKKAHQGPTSGGSDSDHLH
- a CDS encoding NRDE family protein, producing MALYYKAFRGMPLLVAANRDEHYDRPSAPPVLLKTTPKIIAGKDLRVGGTWLGVNERGLFVGILNRRGNGDATASATTRSRGLLCMDLLTHASADAVRGFIDRHRESYQPFTVVVADDRHSWAAHNGNGTLSLTELTPGLHVFSSHAEVDSHSDKSDRASKQFALLLDGFEPSALMPRLKVLLSDHSVPANGSGARGEAICVHGEVSGTVSASVVLLAEARRRFEFFHCPGPPCQNNFGSASELPLP
- the glpX gene encoding class II fructose-bisphosphatase, with the translated sequence MDRNLALEAVRVTEAAALNCARLIGRGDEKAADQAAVDAMRKAFDALAIEGTVVIGEGERDEAPMLYIGEKVGSGGPKIDIALDPLEGTTICATGAPNALSVLAMGDGGKLLNCPDTYMEKIASGPAGRGVIDLDKTPTQNLHALAEAKRCKVEDLMVIILSRPRHEAIIKEVRQTGARIRLIGDGDVAAAIATTKPETGIDLLLGIGGAPEGVIAAAALRCAGGEFQGRLAPRNNEEIERAKKMGVADIKKKFSITELAAGDVMFAATGVTDGDYLQGVHFFPGGATTQSVVMRSKTKTVRIINATHHFDSKPTY
- a CDS encoding cofactor-independent phosphoglycerate mutase, with translation MKYIILQGDGMADYPLEVLGGKTPLEAAKTPNMDWLAQRGVYGLAHVIPDGFPPGSDVGNMSIMGYDPAVYHTGRSPLEAASMGVALRPKDIAFRCNLVTLRGTGSAIEMEDFTSGHITTEESSEIIRDLDKELGGDGIEFFPGVSYRHLMVWRDGLEKMETTPPHDITDQKTAGYMPKGEGADRLLQLMSASQPLLANHPVNQKRKADGHRQATTIWLWGQGRAPQLPPLTKRFGIKGGVISAVDIIHGLGVYAGLERIDVPGITGFLDTNYVGKGEYGVRSLEKNDFVFIHVEATDEAGHMGDVKAKIQALEDFDEKVVGTVLKGMANRKDYRILLMPDHPTAIALKTHVKEPVPFVLYSPAEPRHNGAVGYNEKDAAKTGVVAKQAFRLMESLIEGRKTWTEI
- a CDS encoding NUDIX hydrolase, whose translation is MTAPKQPRLAATVILLRPAEAQGFEVFLTRRPDSMPFLGGMYCFPGGTLHKEDSSEAMLRRCRGVTPTQARDILGARFRPRDALGLWVACVRELFEETGVLLGCQEGGKVIEEARIAALHDALMNEALSFLALLEREELNCDLGRLAYFSCWQTPSQFPVRFDTRFFIATLPANQTPLATSPEVAHSLWITPDEALQLFKRGELPMIFPTFASLRTLADFAGLESLQKEYLQVP